The Anaerobacillus sp. CMMVII region CAAAAGAGTTCTGGCCCCTGTCATGATCGTTAAGTAATCATCACTAAGGAAAACTGTCCGTAAGTATGAGTACAGCAAGTCGTGATGTTTCAAAGTCTAAGAGTAGAGTTTGAAATATCGCAATTGTTGAGACTGAGCTTAGGACAGTTTTTTTGTCTATACTTTTAGATAGCAATTAGGTAGTTAAATAGAGAGACGGTTTCTAAGATACAAATATCTATTTGTGAACTTTTTTTGAACATTTTTAGAAAATTTAGTCATCTTTTGTTCGTAAATCGTTTAAAATAATAAAAAGTGGAAAAAATGAGCATATTGATTGTTAGATCGAAAATAAGGTGATAAATTCAGATTATAATAATTATAAAGTAGGAGGTGACCCATATGGACTTAGAAAGTCGAGTTACTAACAGTGAAAGAAAGCAAAAGATTAAAAAGGAAATAATAAGCTGGGCCCAAACACTTGTCGTAGTTCTAGTCCTAGTCGTAGCGATCCGCGCGTTCCTGTTTACAAATTATATTGTTTATGGGTCTTCTATGATGCCGACAATACAAGACCGTGAAAGAGTCATTATTAATAAGATCGGTTATGATGTGGGATCACCAGAGAGGTTTGACATGATCGTTTTCCACGCTACTGAAACAACAGATTATATCAAGAGAATTATTGGTTTACCTGGTGATACAATTGAGTTTAGGGAAGATAACCTCTATATTAATGGTGAACTGATGGAAGAAACTTATCTAAATGAAATGAAAGAAGAATATAAAACCCGATCTTACACTGATGATTTTAACTTAGAGTGGTTAACAGGTGAAAAACAAGTCCCGGAAGGTCACATCTTCGTATTAGGAGATAATCGGCGCAATAGTATAGATAGTCGCCATATCGGTTTTATTTCGATGGACCAGATCGTTGGAAAAGCCGACATTGCCTATTGGCCAATCAAAGATTTTCGTAAATTAAAATAAGACCCACAATTTCATTGTGTGGTCTTTTTTTGTCTTTGTAAAATAGCATGTCCTAATTTTCTAATTTTTCGCTATCTTTCATTTCCTTTTAATAGGATGCATGTCCATACATAAAATTGAATAAATGTGAGAATTTTTGTCAACTCTATTTCTGAATTGCATAGGATAGAGTAAATAATATTTATCTTCTCAGCTTTGTTAGAAAGTCACACAGGATATATTCGTCGAATTATTTATATGCTAGTTAATTGAAAAAAGTGATTAAAACGAAAAAAAATTTTTTAAAACCTTACTATTGAACTGACGTTTTAGAAAAATTTAATTGATTCTAAGTTTTTCTAAATAACCAAGTCAAATGTGAAGAACAAACCATTAAGAGGAGGGGATTACGGATGAAAGGCAGTAATGACAAAAATTATGTTGTCTCTCAAGAAAATTGGTCCCTCCACCGCAAGGGCTATCAGGATCAGCAGAGACATCAAGAAAAAGTTCAAGATGCAATCAAGAGCAATTTACCAGACCTTGTGAGTGAGGAAAATATTATCATGTCCAACGGCCGTGACGTCATTAAGATCCCGATTAGATCTCTAGATGAATATAAAATTAAATATAATTATGATAAAAACAAGCACGTTGGTCAGGGTAACGGCGAAAGTGAAGTTGGTGATGTCGTTGCAAGAGATGGCAATGCTGAGCAACAAGGTCCTGGAAAAGGCCAAGGCGCAGGTGATAAGGCAGGAGAAGACTATTATGAAGCAGAAGTATCCATTATGGAGCTTGAAAACATGCTCTTTAAAGAGTTAGAGCTTCCTAACCTCCAGCAAAAAGAACAAGATAACATTGTTGTTGAAGATATCGAATTTAATGATATTCGCAAAAAAGGCTTAATGGGCAATGTTGACAAAAAGCGTACAATCCTAACAGCTTTGAAACGAAATGCAATCGATGGAAAGCCTAGAATTGCACCAATTTCTAATGATGATTTACGATTTAAGACATGGAATGAAATCATCAAACCAGAGTCAAAAGCAGTCGTCTTAGCGATGATGGATACCTCAGGTTCAATGGGGAAGTGGGAAAAGTATATGGCCCGTTCGTTCTTCTTTTGGATGACGCGCTTCTTGAGAACGAAATATGAAACAGTAGACATTGAATTCATCGCCCATCACACAGAAGCAAAAGTTGTTACTGAAGAGGACTTCTTCTCTAAAGGAGAAAGTGGAGGAACGATTTGTTCGAGTGCATATAGAAAGGCATTAGAGCTAGTAAATGCAAAATATGAACCATCTCGCTACAATATATATCCATTCCATTTTTCCGATGGTGACAATTTAACCTCTGATAACGCCCGTTGTCTAAAGTTAGTTAACGAGCTCATGGAAGTATCCAGCATGTTTGGGTATGGAGAGGTGAACCAATACAACCGCCATAGTACACTCATGAACGCCTACAAAAACATCTCAGACGAACGCTTCCGTCATTATATTTTAAAAGAGAAAAGTGACGTGTATCGAGCGTTGAAGAGTTTCTTTAAGAAGGAAGAGGTAAAGGTATAAAAAGGGAAATCCTTACTACTGGTAGAGATGCTGGTGGTAAGGATTTTGTTTGAAATTAATTTCCTATTTAATGGACTATCCTACTAGACTGTGGACCATTAAATGGAATAATAAAGATGAAGTACTGCAATCACTACTTTTGAGATTTTTTAATTCAATAAAAAAGTTATGATATTTTAAAACTATTTATAAATAGATAGTTATATTATCAGTAACGGTAATATTAGTTAGCTGGAAAAAAGAAAGGGTAACTGATATTGTAAATTAAATAGTAATCTCCTAATTATTATATATAGACAATTTTACGGGTACATCCCGCTAACTATACCAACCGCCATAGTACACTGTCCCCCCGACCCTCCCCCTCACCTTTTTTTACATTATTTAGTGAATTTACATAATATTGTCACTTCACTATCAAATGTGGATACTGAAAATTTAGTTAACTAGCTTTATAATAAAGGTGAGAAAAAATTTTAGTGACACTTGTGAAAAGGTTCACAAAATACAAAAAGGGAGGCTTTAACATGTATTACCAAAACTTATTCCAAGAAAGTAGAATAGGCAATCTAACACTTAAAAATAGAGTTGTGATGCCACCTATGGGAACGAATCTAGCTGGTTCAGAAGGAGAAGTCACTGATCATCTAATTGCCTATTATGAAGAAAGGGCAAAGGGGGGAACAGGGTTAATTATTGTTGAATTTTCCTGTATTGAATATGAATACGGAAAAGGTCTTGTTCGGCAATTAAGGTTAGACGATGATCGTTTCATCCCAGGTATACAACGTTTAGCCAATGCGATCAAAAAATATGGGTCCAAGGTTTTTGTTCAAATTCACCATGCAGGCAGACAGTCAAACTCCTCGTTAATAAATGGTAAACAGATCGTTGCTCCTAGTAACGTTGCCTGTACAGCAGTAGGTCAAGAACCTCGTGAATTAACGACAGTAGAAGTAAAAGAGTTAGTAAATAAATTTGTTCAAACTGCCGTAAGGTGTAAGCAGGCTGGTATCGATGGTGTTGAAATTCACGGTGCCCATGGATATTTAGTTAACCAGTTCTTAAGCCCTGAGGCAAATTTACGTACGGACGAATACGGGGGAAGCTTTGAGAATCGAATGAGATTTCTAGAGGAAATCATAGGTGGTATTAAGGAAAATTGCGGTGAGGATTACCCTGTTTCCGTTCGCCTCAGCGTGGATGAATTCATAAATGGCGGCATAGACTTAAAGTTAGGTAAAGCTATTTGTCGATACGTAGAAAAACTAGGAGCAGATGGACTACATATTAGTTGTGGAACCTATGACTCTATGGATAAAATTATAGAATCGCCGTTATTTGAACAAGGCTGGAGAGTCTATCTAGCAGAGGAAGTTAAAAAAGAAGTAAATATTCCAGTGATCACTGTAGGATCCATCCGTGAACCACAATTTGTAGAAAATATTTTATCGGGTGGAAGAGCAGACTTTGTGGCTATCGGAAGGGGATTGATTGCTGATCCTGAGTGGGTAAACAAAACAATGGAAGGAAGAGAAGATGAGATTAGAAAATGTATTAGTTGTCTCCATTGTATACATTCAGTTTTTGGTAATTCACATGTTAAGTGTTCCATCAATGCTAAAGCAGGTCGAGAACTAGAGTTTAAGGACATGCAGCGCCTAGCTTCTGACATAAGTCGCAATGTTGTTGTCGTTGGTGGTGGCCCAGGTGGAATGGAAGCAGCTCGAGTTTTATCAATTAAAGGATATGGTGTAACTTTATTGGAAAAGGAAAATAAGCTTGGTGGTCAATTGCACCTTGTGACGGACCCACAATATAGAAAGAAAATGACATGGCACATTAATTACCTCAGTAATGAAATGAAACGTTTAAATATCGATGTCCGTATGAATACAGAGGCTACGGTTGAAGCTGTTACCGCTTTAAATCCTTATGCAGTTTTATTAGCAACAGGAGGAAGACCAAAGCTTCCACAAGTAGAGGGTAATGATTTAAGTCATGTATATACTTATGAAGATGTGAAATTACAGGAAAAAGTATTTACAAATAATAAAGTTATCGTCGTAGGCAGCGGTATGATTTGTCATGGAACTACTCGTCGCCTTGCAGAAGCTGGTAATGATGTTACATTAGTTGAAATTCCAACAAAAGCAAGTAAAAGAATCGGACCTGATACTAGATTAAGATTGTTTGACAAACTTAAACAAGTAAATGTGGACATTATTACTGACCACAAATTGGCAAAAATACTTCCAGGCAGTATTATTGTGGAAGACAAAAATTCCGGGAAACAATCAGAAATTCAATCAGAGTATGTCCTTATTGCTATGGGTGTAGAGGCGTATAATCCATTAGAGGAAACATTAAGGGAAAAGATGAGAAATGTATTTGTATTAGGAGACGCAGCAGGCTATGCTTCCCTTGGTGATGCCACCCGAGGCGCATTTGAAAAGGCATATTTGCTTGAATCCATTGTTACACATAGCAGGGAAGAAGAGAGAATGGAAACATTTTGATTTATAAAAAGAAAAAATAATGATTGATGAAAATTTATTTTATTAAAACATAACATAAGGTCTATTTTTTCTATAAAAAGGATAATAGAAATATGCCCAAGATTATGGTAGGAAAAGACGTATGGCCATAAAAGAATTAAAAGCAACGTGTATCGCGAGTTGAAAAGCTTCTTTAAGAAGGAAGAGCAGACGTTGGTTTAACATTAATTTAAAAGAACTTACTACTAGTGAAATGCTGGTAGTAAGTTCTTTTTATTTTGTAATAAATCATTACATTAATTTTACCGGCTATCAAACCGACAGTTTTGTGCACAAATTTTATACATATGACAGTAGAGCAGTTCTTATTACCAAATTTCTATTACCTTAGATGCTACCTCTCTTTCACTTAATGTGCAACATACCTCTTGTTATGGAAAAAATACTTTTTTATATTTGGAATAATAAATCTATCAATGCCGTAGTAATACCTCCCTTTTCCAATAAGTAACAGAAACATTGCTACTACTAAAAAATTTAAATCTGGGCTAAATAATCCAACCCCAGCCATCATAAAGTTAATATTCATGAAGGCACCAGCAAGTAATGCCGGAATTGTCGCTAAGCCTATAATTAATCCTAGGCCAACAAGAAATTCTCCCCAAGGGATAAGGATGTTAAATAACTCTGAATTTGGTAATGCGAATCCTTTGAGGAATTCGGCATACCAACCTTGAACGATAGGATGTTCTCCTCCTGCATTTGCAATTGCGCCTTGTAAAAATCCACTCACGTCAAATCCAGATCGAATTTTATAATAACCTGCTTCGATCCATTGAAGTCCTAACCAAATTCGTAATATAGTCCAAATAATAGCCATTTTTGTTCCATTTATGTGTATTCTCATAATCAGTTTCTCCTTTTAGTTGTAAAATTTCATTAATATGCTACTGCTTTTAATGAAAGCTGTGTAGTATTTCACATATTTTCTGCACTTATCTACTTATCTCTTAATCATCTCCTCCGTAAGCTACCTCATAATTTACTTCGCATGATATTCTATCTCCTTTAATTTTTATAAGCTTATTTTAACGACCAAAATCTTCTATTCCCTTGATTTAGGTCAATTTCAGGAAAAAAACATAACAAAGTATAAAAAAATAGCGAGAGTTTAAGATTAAACAGAGCTTAATGAAGCCAGTGCTATGCAATAAAAATAAATGGGATCATTTGAACAAAATCTCTCCGCTCCATAAAAAAAGAAAGTCTTCCGAGAATTTTATAAGTAGCCTTAAGCTACTTTTCTTTATGCGGCCCCCTCGTTCAAAAGCTTTTAGCCTCATTATCTACTAATGGGCTACTAACTTACCTAAAAAGAACTACTTTTACTGTATATTTTAAACAGAGCCAATTTGAGATAATATCTTTAATTTCCTTGACCCATATCAAGGAAATTAGTAAATATGTGCATTAAAATATGAATAGTAAAACACTAAGAAAGATGATCACTTTCAATAATTGTTTTGCTAGATACAAATAATTAATCATTATAAAGGAGACCAAAATATGAAAAAGCTTGGATTACTTTTATTAACGGGTGCAATATCGCTAAGCCTAGCAGCTTGCGGTGGAACAACTGAGGTAGCAAAATCACCAGCAGAAAATGTTAGTGAAGAAACAGAAACTAAACAAGAGGAAGAAACTGTTGATGTAACAACTAACTCCGATGTAGAAGAGTTTACTATTACTGCAACTAACTGGGACTTTGCATCAGATAAAGAGTTAACTGTAAAAAAAGGCACAGTAGTC contains the following coding sequences:
- a CDS encoding cytochrome C oxidase subunit II; amino-acid sequence: MKKLGLLLLTGAISLSLAACGGTTEVAKSPAENVSEETETKQEEETVDVTTNSDVEEFTITATNWDFASDKELTVKKGTVVKLNLVNEEGFHTISNDDLGIDLSPDAPTEFTADTTGEFELLCSIMCGAMDVHNAMKITLTVVD
- the yhbH gene encoding sporulation protein YhbH, which encodes MKGSNDKNYVVSQENWSLHRKGYQDQQRHQEKVQDAIKSNLPDLVSEENIIMSNGRDVIKIPIRSLDEYKIKYNYDKNKHVGQGNGESEVGDVVARDGNAEQQGPGKGQGAGDKAGEDYYEAEVSIMELENMLFKELELPNLQQKEQDNIVVEDIEFNDIRKKGLMGNVDKKRTILTALKRNAIDGKPRIAPISNDDLRFKTWNEIIKPESKAVVLAMMDTSGSMGKWEKYMARSFFFWMTRFLRTKYETVDIEFIAHHTEAKVVTEEDFFSKGESGGTICSSAYRKALELVNAKYEPSRYNIYPFHFSDGDNLTSDNARCLKLVNELMEVSSMFGYGEVNQYNRHSTLMNAYKNISDERFRHYILKEKSDVYRALKSFFKKEEVKV
- a CDS encoding DoxX family protein, whose amino-acid sequence is MRIHINGTKMAIIWTILRIWLGLQWIEAGYYKIRSGFDVSGFLQGAIANAGGEHPIVQGWYAEFLKGFALPNSELFNILIPWGEFLVGLGLIIGLATIPALLAGAFMNINFMMAGVGLFSPDLNFLVVAMFLLLIGKGRYYYGIDRFIIPNIKKYFFHNKRYVAH
- a CDS encoding NAD(P)/FAD-dependent oxidoreductase, with the protein product MYYQNLFQESRIGNLTLKNRVVMPPMGTNLAGSEGEVTDHLIAYYEERAKGGTGLIIVEFSCIEYEYGKGLVRQLRLDDDRFIPGIQRLANAIKKYGSKVFVQIHHAGRQSNSSLINGKQIVAPSNVACTAVGQEPRELTTVEVKELVNKFVQTAVRCKQAGIDGVEIHGAHGYLVNQFLSPEANLRTDEYGGSFENRMRFLEEIIGGIKENCGEDYPVSVRLSVDEFINGGIDLKLGKAICRYVEKLGADGLHISCGTYDSMDKIIESPLFEQGWRVYLAEEVKKEVNIPVITVGSIREPQFVENILSGGRADFVAIGRGLIADPEWVNKTMEGREDEIRKCISCLHCIHSVFGNSHVKCSINAKAGRELEFKDMQRLASDISRNVVVVGGGPGGMEAARVLSIKGYGVTLLEKENKLGGQLHLVTDPQYRKKMTWHINYLSNEMKRLNIDVRMNTEATVEAVTALNPYAVLLATGGRPKLPQVEGNDLSHVYTYEDVKLQEKVFTNNKVIVVGSGMICHGTTRRLAEAGNDVTLVEIPTKASKRIGPDTRLRLFDKLKQVNVDIITDHKLAKILPGSIIVEDKNSGKQSEIQSEYVLIAMGVEAYNPLEETLREKMRNVFVLGDAAGYASLGDATRGAFEKAYLLESIVTHSREEERMETF
- the lepB gene encoding signal peptidase I yields the protein MDLESRVTNSERKQKIKKEIISWAQTLVVVLVLVVAIRAFLFTNYIVYGSSMMPTIQDRERVIINKIGYDVGSPERFDMIVFHATETTDYIKRIIGLPGDTIEFREDNLYINGELMEETYLNEMKEEYKTRSYTDDFNLEWLTGEKQVPEGHIFVLGDNRRNSIDSRHIGFISMDQIVGKADIAYWPIKDFRKLK